Proteins from one Cicer arietinum cultivar CDC Frontier isolate Library 1 chromosome 3, Cicar.CDCFrontier_v2.0, whole genome shotgun sequence genomic window:
- the LOC101498352 gene encoding ACT domain-containing protein ACR4-like translates to MDCWTSSLPLDDEFEKLVIRMNPPRVTVDNTSSRTTTLIKVDSANKRGSLLEVVQVLTDMNLIVRRAYISSDGGWFMDVFHVTDQNGKKCLQEDVADRIQQSLGPRVRSFRSVRRSVGVQSVAEHTTIELTGRDRQGLLSEVFAILADLKCNVVAAEVWTHNSRMASVVYITDDVTGLPIDNPDRLAKIKHLLLYVLKGDVDKKNANTAVSFASTHKERRLHQLMYADRDYDIYDGDSCATSDRNKLHVTVDDCIDKGYTVVNLKCPDRPKLLFDTVCTLTDMQYVVYHGTVIAEGPEAYQEYYIRHVDGYPISSEAERQRVIHCLEAAVRRRTSEGIKLELSGDDRVGLLSDVTRIFRENGLSVCRAEVTTRGSQAMNVFYVTDVSGNPVKSETIDAVRKEIGLTILRVKEDTACSKSLSEESGKFSLCHLFRSRSEKLLYNLGLMKSYS, encoded by the exons ATGGATTGTTGGACTTCTTCTCTCCCTCTTGATGATGAATTCGAAAAACTTGTAATTCGAATGAATCCACCAAG AGTCACTGTGGATAATACTTCAAGCAGAACAACAACTTTGATAAAG GTTGATAGTGCTAATAAGCGTGGAAGTTTGTTGGAAGTTGTTCAAGTTCTTACTGATATGAATCTCATTGTTAGAAGAGCTTATATTTCTTCTGATGGTGGATGGTTCATGGATG TTTTTCATGTTACTGATCAAAATGGGAAAAAGTGTCTCCAAGAAGATGTAGCTGACAGAATTCAACAG TCACTTGGTCCAAGAGTCCGTAGTTTCCGATCCGTGAGAAGGTCAGTCGGTGTTCAATCCGTGGCTGAACACACAACGATCGAGTTAACAGGACGCGATAGGCAAGGATTGCTTTCAGAAGTTTTTGCTATTCTTGCAGACCTCAAATGCAATGTGGTAGCAGCCGAAGTTTGGACTCACAATTCAAGAATGGCGTCAGTCGTATACATCACCGACGACGTAACAGGATTGCCAATCGACAATCCTGATCGCCTCGCCAAGATTAAGCATCTTCTCCTTTATGTCTTAAAAGGAGATGTCGACAAGAAGAACGCCAACACTGCTGTTTCTTTTGCTTCTACTCATAAGGAAAGGAGGTTGCATCAGCTGATGTATGCTGATCGCGATTACGACATATACGATGGAGATTCTTGCGCAACAAGTGATAGAAACAAGCTCCATGTAACTGTTGATGATTGCATAGATAAGGGATATACTGTCGTGAACTTGAAGTGTCCGGATCGACCGAAGTTGCTGTTCGATACTGTGTGTACACTCACAGATATGCAGTATGTTGTGTACCATGGAACTGTCATTGCTGAAGGACCAGAAGCTTATCAG GAATATTACATAAGGCATGTGGATGGATATCCTATCAGTTCTGAAGCTGAAAGACAAAGAGTGATTCACTGCTTGGAGGCTGCAGTTCGGAGACGAACATCCGAG GGAATTAAGCTAGAACTCTCTGGTGACGACAGAGTTGGCCTTTTGTCTGATGTAACTCGAATCTTTAGAGAAAATGGCCTTTCGGTGTGCCGCGCTGAGGTTACAACAAGAGGTTCCCAAGCCATGAATGTTTTCTATGTGACTGATGTGTCTGGAAATCCTGTCAAGAGTGAAACAATCGACGCAGTGCGAAAAGAGATCGGATTGACTATACTGCGCGTAAAAGAAGATACTGCGTGCTCGAAATCTCTGTCCGAGGAGAGTGGAAAATTCTCTTTATGTCATCTCTTTCGATCGAGGTCCGAAAAGCTTCTTTACAATTTAGGTCTAATGAAGTCTTATTCTTGA